From the Solanum pennellii chromosome 4, SPENNV200 genome, one window contains:
- the LOC107017483 gene encoding uncharacterized protein LOC107017483: MSQSAALKKKGSNPNKAQSPLKNLNFDMQYRSSTELANQFKIKREQLANERNDKAKKEHVPIAHKRKNSEDLILQTKKRLFQSGESIQEKRIKLPMQNFRFQMSSKQGVTDSVYVTGETFGNSEVKRKSIIGDETKTDNHTVADDLVDQEEINRDECAIEEEIGIDCSTKEILEAKKVRGKTTCKDIHARNLEERKEVTFGKGQAVGPTGKIVSEFTNFIGTISRNPRFINLMYTSWHAVPEDTKKRMWEYINSKFIIPIEGKAWVMTGFRDAWKRYKQKIKERFFDKNSTIEDMLAKRPSDIAEDEFRQLIEYWKDPTVQAMCEMNSQNRKKQKWRHRMGPISFARVRVALRATKENNEEPSKSEMFIATRTKTGKELQADTQIAIAELQNRQNSGETTDDAFTAVFGKEQPGRLRCYGRSVTPSSLKNDEEDSKLKQKHANEITSLKEEMNEMREEIREEMREEMRNFFSQLLQNNPGLNVRGMQGGVVSNIASPIDAGSAQAVKGQNPLQSSRSTHDPILQKLLLVALL; the protein is encoded by the exons ATGAGTCAATCAGCAGCACTAAAGAAAAAGGGTTCGAATCCGAACAAAGCTCAAAGCCCATTGAAGAATCTGAACTTTGATATGCAATATCGATCAAGTACTGAATTGGCTAACCAGTTCAAGATTAAGAGAGAACAACTTGCTAACGAACGCAATGATAAAGCTAAGAAAGAGCATGTACCAATAGCGCATAAAAGAAAGAATTCTGAGGATTTAATTCTACAAACTAAGAAGAGATTATTTCAATCTGGAGAGTCCATTCAAGAGAAAAGAATTAAACTTCCTATGCAAAACTTTAGGTTCCAAATGTCTTCAAAGCAAGGTGTTACTGATTCAGTTTATGTGACTGGGGAAACATTTGGTAATTCAGAG GTAAAGAGGAAGTCGATCATAGGCGATGAAACAAAAACAGATAACCATACAGTAGCTGATGATCTTGTGGATCAAGAAGAAATCAATAGGGATGAGTGTGCTATAGAAGAGGAAATTGGCATTGATTGTAGTACGAAAG AAATATTGGAGGCGAAAAAAGTCCGAGGAAAAACAACATGTAAGGATATTCACGcaagaaatttggaagaaagaaaggaggtgACATTTGGTAAAGGGCAAGCAGTGGGACCAACTGGTAAGATAGTGTCCGAATTCACCAACTTTATAGGAACAATTTCAAGGAATCCGAGGTTCATCAACTTGATGTACACTAGTTGGCATGCGGTGCCAGAAGATACTAAAAAGCGCATGTGGGAATATATCAAT tCCAAATTCATAATTCCAATAGAAGGAAAAGCGTGGGTGATGACTGGCTTTCGTGATGCTTGGAAGCGATACaagcaaaaaattaaagagagattttttgataaaaatagtaCCATTGAGGACATGCTAGCAAAACGTCCCAGTGACATTGCAGAAGATGAATTCCGTCAATTGATCGAGTATTGGAAAGACCCAACTGTTCAA gCCATGTGTGAGATGAATTCTCAAAACAGGAAAAAGCAAAAATGGAGGCATCGAATGGGACCTATTAGTTTTGCAAGAGTACGCGTGGCATTG CGTGCAACCAAAGAAAACAATGAGGAACCATCAAAGTCTGAAATGTTTATTGCAACTCGTACAAAAACGGGAAAGGAACTTCAGGCCGATACTCAAATTGCAATA gCTGAACTTCAGAATCGCCAAAATTCCGGGGAAACTACAGATGATGCTTTTACGGCAGTGTTTGGCAAGGAGCAGCCGGGTCGACTTAGGTGCTATGGTAGATCAGTGACACCAAGTTCATTGAAGAATGATGAGGAAGATAGCAAGCTAAAACAAAAACATGCTAATGAAATCACTTCtctgaaagaagaaatgaatgaaatgagagAGGAAATAAGAGAAGAAATGAGAGAAGAAATGCGAAATTTTTTTAGTCAATTGCTTCAAAACAACCCTGGATTGAATGTTCGAGGTATGCAAGGGGGTGTTGTATCTAACATTGCTTCACCTATTGATGCGGGTAGTGCACAAGCTGTAAAAGGCCAAAATCCACTACAATCTTCCCGGTCAACTCATGATCCGATTCTTCAAAAG TTATTGTTAGTGGCTTTGCTTTGa